One genomic region from Campylobacter concisus encodes:
- the tupC gene encoding tungstate ABC transporter ATP-binding protein TupC produces MINVRNLRLNYGASEILNIPRLDIDVTKITALTGSNGSGKSTLMRVMSFLQKPTSGEVRLWGSSAPSLNLLRDISVLLPEPALLKRSVRENFRAVLKSRGVLAEFEQRASEALNLVGLDESFLNKRHFELSSGQTQRVSFALNLALRSRLYLLDEPTNSVDVGTSKLFGKAVLYMRQRYGCGFVIASHDDKWLTAIAEENVFLHKGRVCEFEYKNIFDARDGVLKFDENAIVNLPPNLRSAVKIAINPGKIMLSKTPIEGYLEGILHSVSLYLGKELLVKIRVGDFLIKTLAANSQNFNVGENIYFKFDEEAFLGLE; encoded by the coding sequence GTGATAAACGTTAGAAATTTACGCCTAAACTACGGCGCGAGCGAGATTTTAAACATCCCGCGCCTTGATATCGACGTCACCAAAATCACCGCGCTAACGGGCAGCAACGGCAGCGGCAAAAGCACGCTGATGCGAGTTATGTCGTTTTTACAAAAGCCAACTAGCGGCGAAGTGCGGCTGTGGGGAAGCAGTGCGCCTAGCTTAAATTTACTGCGCGACATTAGCGTTTTGCTACCAGAACCCGCGCTTTTAAAACGCTCCGTGAGGGAAAACTTTAGGGCCGTTTTAAAAAGCCGCGGAGTGCTGGCGGAATTTGAGCAAAGGGCGAGCGAGGCGTTAAATTTGGTCGGGCTTGACGAGAGCTTTTTAAACAAGCGTCACTTTGAGCTTAGCTCGGGACAGACGCAGCGCGTTAGTTTTGCGCTAAATTTGGCGCTTAGATCGCGTCTTTATCTACTCGACGAGCCGACAAATAGTGTGGACGTGGGCACATCAAAGCTTTTCGGCAAGGCGGTGCTTTACATGCGGCAAAGATACGGCTGCGGCTTTGTGATCGCTAGTCACGACGATAAATGGCTAACCGCGATCGCCGAAGAAAACGTCTTTTTGCACAAGGGGCGCGTGTGCGAATTCGAATACAAAAATATATTCGACGCGCGAGACGGGGTTTTGAAATTTGACGAAAACGCGATCGTAAATTTGCCGCCAAATTTGCGTAGCGCCGTAAAGATCGCCATAAACCCAGGCAAAATAATGCTGAGTAAAACGCCGATAGAAGGCTATCTTGAAGGTATTTTGCACTCGGTTTCGCTCTATCTTGGCAAAGAGCTTTTGGTGAAAATCAGAGTCGGCGACTTTTTGATTAAAACGCTGGCGGCAAATTCGCAAAATTTTAACGTCGGCGAAAATATTTATTTTAAATTTGACGAGGAAGCGTTTTTGGGGCTTGAGTGA
- the tupB gene encoding tungstate ABC transporter permease TupB codes for MDFLLHGFAEAFNLLLNGNLETYSAIKATLYTSSVSILFAVLVGFPLGFSLGFYDFKGRKILRLLSDTALAMPTVAIGLILYAFITRNGPLGSLNLLFTLKAVMLGQFVLALPIIISLTASVVENMETKHYLTILNLRLAPAKLVFCVLYELRYALMVVIATAYGRIVAEVGIAMMIGGNIKYFTRTITTAVSLETNKGEFAMGIALALVLIFIAFAVNLAIHALKRLDK; via the coding sequence TTGGATTTTTTACTTCACGGCTTTGCAGAAGCCTTTAATCTACTTTTAAACGGCAATCTTGAAACATATTCAGCCATCAAGGCTACCCTTTACACATCAAGCGTGTCGATACTTTTTGCCGTTCTAGTGGGCTTTCCACTTGGTTTTTCACTTGGATTTTACGACTTTAAAGGCCGCAAAATTTTACGCCTTCTAAGTGACACAGCTCTTGCCATGCCAACGGTTGCGATCGGCCTTATTTTATATGCGTTTATCACGAGAAATGGACCGCTTGGCAGCTTAAATTTACTCTTTACACTAAAAGCGGTCATGCTAGGCCAGTTTGTGCTAGCCCTTCCTATCATCATCTCGCTTACTGCAAGCGTGGTTGAAAATATGGAGACAAAGCACTATCTAACTATCCTAAATTTACGCCTTGCGCCAGCAAAGCTAGTTTTTTGCGTGCTTTATGAGTTGCGCTACGCTCTCATGGTAGTTATCGCCACAGCCTACGGCAGAATCGTGGCTGAAGTGGGCATTGCGATGATGATAGGTGGCAACATCAAATATTTTACCCGCACGATCACGACCGCGGTGTCGCTAGAGACGAACAAAGGCGAGTTTGCGATGGGTATCGCGCTGGCTTTGGTGCTCATCTTTATCGCATTTGCGGTAAATTTGGCGATACACGCGCTAAAAAGGCTGGATAAATGA
- the tupA gene encoding tungstate ABC transporter substrate-binding protein TupA: protein MKKIILGSLAAAVLAFGADNELIMATTTSTDNTGLLDAIYPVYKAKTGVDIKWTAVGTGAALKLGEDCNADILFVHSPKVEKEFVEKGFGLKRNAVMYNDFVVIADKSIADKFKGKDIKESFELIKKDGIKFFSRGDKSGTDNKEKGIWKKIAGEVPEKDGWYMQTGQGMLATINAAAEQKGVTFTDRGTYIKYEANQKGHPEMVIINEGDNDLKNFYSLIAVNPKHCPKTDIENAEKFIKWATSEEGQKFIGDFKLLDKPLFTPDANSRKN from the coding sequence ATGAAAAAGATTATTTTAGGCTCACTAGCAGCCGCAGTTTTGGCGTTTGGCGCTGATAATGAACTAATCATGGCGACTACAACAAGTACAGATAACACTGGCTTGCTTGACGCGATCTATCCAGTTTATAAGGCAAAAACAGGCGTTGATATAAAATGGACAGCTGTTGGCACAGGCGCTGCACTAAAGCTTGGCGAAGACTGCAACGCTGACATACTTTTCGTTCACTCACCAAAAGTTGAGAAAGAATTTGTAGAAAAAGGTTTTGGCTTAAAAAGAAATGCCGTAATGTATAATGACTTCGTCGTTATCGCTGATAAATCAATCGCTGATAAATTTAAAGGTAAAGATATAAAAGAGAGCTTTGAGCTTATCAAAAAAGATGGTATCAAATTCTTCTCACGTGGCGATAAATCAGGCACAGACAATAAAGAAAAAGGCATCTGGAAAAAGATCGCTGGTGAAGTCCCTGAAAAAGACGGCTGGTATATGCAAACAGGCCAAGGTATGCTAGCTACGATAAATGCTGCTGCTGAGCAAAAAGGCGTTACATTTACTGATCGTGGTACTTACATTAAATATGAAGCAAACCAAAAAGGTCATCCTGAGATGGTCATCATCAACGAGGGCGACAACGATCTTAAAAACTTCTACTCTCTAATCGCAGTAAATCCAAAACACTGCCCTAAAACTGACATCGAAAATGCAGAGAAATTCATAAAATGGGCTACAAGCGAAGAGGGTCAGAAATTTATAGGTGACTTTAAGCTACTAGATAAGCCGCTTTTCACGCCTGACGCAAACAGTCGCAAAAACTAA
- a CDS encoding DNA-methyltransferase, with protein MNKLHINSVYCGDSCKLLKKISPESISLSFWSPPYFLGKDYEEGLTYDDWQSLLKSVIELHFDILKPGGFLVINIADILAFKDVNMPKIMGLNPSNRKCAVTLEMILEAKSNYPDYNRNQLAALLNCSEQTIDRRLNGNNIRGGRYSTGTRVKLSGARLEDYAYEVGLYLYDKRIWKKDPAWANSRWTTNTLKAVSESEDLYVFWKPGEYTVNRDRLSEKEWKEWGYRQIWEISSVRKNSDHPAMFPLELAKRVIKLYTDRNDIVLDPFLGSGTTAVAAIQTDRNFIGIEKMEKYANLAIKNINEARDSVHSNLFNILSY; from the coding sequence ATGAATAAATTGCATATTAATTCTGTATATTGCGGAGATTCATGTAAATTATTAAAAAAAATTTCTCCAGAGTCTATATCCCTATCGTTTTGGTCGCCTCCATATTTTTTAGGTAAAGACTATGAAGAAGGGCTAACATATGATGACTGGCAATCTTTATTAAAATCTGTAATAGAGCTCCATTTTGATATTTTAAAGCCCGGCGGCTTTTTAGTTATTAATATTGCGGATATTCTTGCTTTTAAAGATGTAAATATGCCTAAAATCATGGGACTAAACCCGTCTAACCGCAAATGTGCCGTTACCTTAGAGATGATTCTTGAAGCTAAGTCGAATTATCCTGATTATAATCGAAACCAACTAGCCGCGCTTCTAAACTGTAGCGAGCAAACTATAGATAGAAGACTGAACGGTAATAACATCCGTGGGGGAAGATATTCTACAGGAACAAGAGTGAAATTATCCGGCGCTAGATTGGAGGATTATGCTTATGAAGTAGGTCTGTATTTATACGATAAAAGAATTTGGAAAAAGGATCCAGCATGGGCAAATAGCCGCTGGACGACTAATACTTTGAAGGCTGTAAGCGAAAGTGAGGATTTGTATGTATTTTGGAAACCTGGCGAATATACCGTAAATCGAGATAGGTTGTCTGAAAAAGAATGGAAGGAGTGGGGTTACAGGCAAATTTGGGAAATATCAAGCGTAAGAAAAAATAGCGATCATCCGGCTATGTTTCCGCTTGAGTTAGCTAAACGCGTAATTAAACTATACACTGACAGAAACGATATTGTTCTCGATCCTTTTCTTGGAAGCGGAACAACAGCTGTAGCCGCCATACAAACAGATAGAAATTTTATAGGAATTGAAAAAATGGAAAAATACGCCAATTTGGCGATTAAAAATATTAACGAAGCTAGAGATAGCGTACATTCAAATTTATTTAATATTTTAAGCTATTAA
- a CDS encoding BglI family type II restriction endonuclease, with product MFTQYARDQFDLYQRAVDFYKKNYKNLINIEYFIMKEICHFIDLYLPEIQRDYNEASYLYSFWKNYPPLDRGRSPKGDQYPWIEVGEQVFGNKLLRYFSANFRIKDSGIPSGSDDRCIISSPKIEQILNFTDSIWVFVDIKSAGPRDDFNHAVMSPNQISGSGNWNAIDIGLINNNIVAKGNRKAHNFSCSLSPIYVLSDGTVAPLITFVIKPVYKMIFDKGNNIGQPIHKIKIASIPNGILLTHQPNYLKKYPQLFFPGKDDKNKDTRKIRARVSFDILKQIDNWRVSEVEI from the coding sequence ATGTTTACGCAGTATGCAAGAGATCAATTTGATTTATATCAACGCGCTGTCGATTTTTATAAAAAAAATTATAAAAATTTAATAAATATAGAGTATTTTATTATGAAGGAAATATGTCATTTTATTGATCTATATTTACCTGAAATTCAGAGAGATTACAATGAAGCGTCTTATTTATACTCATTTTGGAAAAATTACCCACCTTTAGATCGTGGACGCTCTCCAAAGGGTGATCAATATCCTTGGATTGAAGTTGGAGAGCAAGTTTTTGGCAATAAACTCTTAAGGTATTTTTCTGCAAATTTTAGAATAAAAGATTCTGGGATACCGTCAGGGTCAGATGATCGCTGTATTATTTCTAGCCCAAAAATTGAGCAAATTTTAAATTTCACCGATTCTATTTGGGTATTTGTTGATATAAAATCTGCAGGCCCAAGAGATGATTTTAATCATGCGGTTATGTCTCCCAATCAAATATCCGGATCGGGAAACTGGAATGCGATCGATATTGGTTTAATAAATAATAATATTGTAGCCAAAGGCAATAGAAAAGCACATAATTTCTCATGTTCCTTGTCTCCAATTTATGTCCTAAGCGACGGAACGGTCGCTCCATTGATTACATTTGTAATTAAGCCAGTATATAAAATGATATTTGATAAAGGGAATAACATAGGCCAACCTATACATAAGATAAAAATTGCATCAATTCCAAATGGCATACTTTTAACTCATCAGCCAAATTATTTAAAAAAGTATCCGCAGTTATTTTTTCCAGGCAAAGATGACAAAAACAAAGACACTAGAAAAATTAGAGCCAGAGTTTCTTTTGATATATTGAAACAAATTGACAACTGGCGTGTCTCTGAAGTAGAAATTTAA